TTAAGATCCTAGGTATTACTAAAGAAATACTAAAAGAAGCATTAGAACAAGCAAAACATTCAAGATTACACATCTTAAAACATATGAATGAAATTATCGCAACCAATAGAGAAGAATTATCAGATTATGCTCCAAAAGTTGCTATGTTTAGAATTAATCCTGATAAGATTAGAGACGTTATTGGTGCTGGTGGTAAGATTATTACTAAGATGATTGAAGAGTTTGATAATATTAAAATTGATATTGAACAAGATGGTCGTGTCTTCTTAATGCATCAAGATTCTAAGTATATTAAACTTGCAAAAGCATATATTGAAAACTTAGTTAAAGAAGCAGAAGTTGGTAAGATTTATGAAGGTAAAGTAACAAGAGTTGAAAAATTTGGTTGCTTCGTTGAAATCTGGCCAGGAACTGAAGGATTAGTACATATCTCTAAACTTGCAAAAGAAAGAGTAGAAAAAACTGAAGATGTAGTCTCACTTGGAGATATCATTTTAGTTAAATGTATTGGTGTTGATGATAAAGGTCGTATCGATTTATCAAGAAAAGCAGCATTAAAATAATTATTAGTTTTAAAACTATGATAAAATGAATTCGAGTCAATGGAAGGTGACCAAGCTTATACTTGTATAGGTTAGGAAAGTCCATGCTAGCACATTCTGAAATGAATGTAGTGTTTGTGCCTAAGGAAACAATAACTTAGGGTACATCTTAGCGATGTAACGGCGTCAAATGATCTAAGGCTTATGCTATGATCTATGACCAAACGTGCCACAGAAACGAGATACTTAGAAATAAGTATATGAAACGCGGTAAACCCCTCAAGCTAGAAACCCAAATTTTGGTAGGGGAACGTAAAATAGCGAAACAAAGCTAAATTACGCTACTTATGTAGAGATAAATGGTCACACCCTTTAGGGATACAGAACATGGCTTATGCACATTGACTTATAAAAGGTCCTCAAAATTTGAGGACCTTTTCTTTTTATCATATACATGTTAAAATAAACAAGAGTAGAGGTGAGATTATGCTTGATAACATATGGAGTTTATTTGTAATCATTTTTCTGTTGATTTTAATCAATGGATTTTTTGCTGCAAGTGAAATGGCTTTAGTATCAATGAAAAAGCAAGACATGAAAAATCTTGCACATAAAGGAAACAAAAAAGCAATATTGGTTTTAAAAGTCACAGAAGATTCCACAAAATATTTATCAACCATTCAAGTTGCTATCACGCTTGCAGGTTTTATGTCAAGTGCATTAGCCGGTGCTAGATTGTCTTCAACGTTTGTTGAAATATTTTCAAATGTAGGAATAGTTATATCTACCAGTGTTGCAGTTATTATTATTACACTTATATTATCATTCTTGACTTTAGTTTTAGGAGAATTAGTTCCTAAAAAATTGGCATTAGCAAACCCTAATAAATTTGCTTTAATCTCTATTAGAACTGTATACTTTGTAATGATTGTTACAAAGCCCTTTGTTTGGTTACTCTCTATATCAACAAAAGCAGTTTTAAGTTTATTAAGATTTAATACTACTAAAGCTAAAGAATCGATTACTGAAGATGAAATCAGACGATTAATTAATTTAGGTCAAATTCAAGGTTTATATAAAAATCAAGAAAGAGAAATGCTAGAAAATATTTTCAGATTTGATGATTTGAGTGCAGATATGATTAAAACACCTCGAACAAAGACTTATGGTGTAGATATCAATCTAGAACTTAAAGATATCTTATTAAAGATAATAGAATCAAAATATTCTAGAGTAATCATATTTGATAAAGATTTAGAACATATACTAGGTATCGTTCATATTAAAGATATTTTAATTTTTGCAAGTCAAAACAATATTAAAGATCTTGATATTAAATCATTGTTAACTAAACCAAATTATGTACCAAAAGATATAAAAATAAGTCAATTATTTAAAGATATGCAGGTTAATAATCTACAATTCGTCTTATTAGTAGATGAATATGGAGGATTTGAAGGTATTGTTACACTTGAAGACATCATTGAAGAAATTGTTGGTAATATCTATGATGAACATGATACTTATAACGAACATATAAATAAAATAGATGAAGATACATATATCATTGATGGAGAAATGTCAATCAAAGATATTAATGAATATTTAGATATCTATCTAGAAGAAAACAATGAGAGATACTATAGTTTAAGTGGACTTTATATCTACTTATTGGGACACATTCCAAAGCCACAAGAGACTAAAGAATTAACATACAAAAATATCAAACTTGACATAGATAGTTTCAATCAAGAAAATATCGCAAAAATATCACTAAAAATCATAAAATAACACCAACTTAATACGTCTATACATAGACATTAAAGCTATATTATGGTAAAATACTTACAGTAAAAACTAGGAGGAAGTAAAAAGATGAAAATAAATTTAAGAACCAGATCACTTCGTGAAGTCAGAAAAGACAGAATGATCCCTGGTGTTATGTATGGTAAATCTATTGATTCAACTAATATTGAAGTAGAAGAAAAAGCTTTTAAAGATGCTCTTTCAGAATACGGTAAATCAATGACTTTTCAAGTTGAATTAGATGGCCAAATTCATAATGTATACATTAAACATGTTAAAACTACAATTTTGAGACCACATGATATTATCCATTTTGAATTTCACAGAATCGCAGCTGATGAAACAGTATCTGCAAGTATTCCAGTAATTATTCATGGTAAAGATGAACTTGACAAACGTAGACTATATGTCCAAATGGGATTATCTAGTATCGATTGTGAATATTTATCAGGTAGTGGTATTTCAAGCTTTGAATTTGATGTTTCTGAAATGGAAATGGACGATTCAGTTCACGTTAAAGATCTTGTTGTTCCTGAAGGTGTAACAATTCATGAAGATTTAGAACAAGTTGTATTTAGTGTTAAAGAAGCACATGAAGCACCGGAAGAAGAAACTGAAGATGCTGAAGAAGGTATTGAATACGATACTGGTGAAGCTGAAGAAGTTGAAGAAGACAAAGAAGCTTAAAGACAATAAATGAAAAGTAATCATATAACATGATTACTTTTTTTTGTGATAAAATAGAGTTAGGTGATCTATATGAAAATAAAACTAACACACATTACAATGAATTATGAAATATATGGTAAAGGTAAACCCTTAATTCTTGTTCATGGAAACCAAGAAGACCATCATATTTTTGATTGTTTAATAGATGCTTTAAAAGATTCTTATCATATATATGCACTTGATAATAGAAATCATGGAGATAGTAGTAAAAACGATGATTATTCTTATGATGCTATGACAGATGATTTATATGAATTTATCTTAAAGCTAGATATACAACATCCAAGTATTCTAGGATTTAGCGATGGCGGTATTATCGCTTTAAAACTAGCAATTAAGGTTCAAAATCTCTTAAATAAGCTGATTTTATGTGGCGTTAACTACGATGTTAAAGGTATAACTAAAAAGGCTTATAAAGATATCTTAAATGAATATAATAAGACAAAAAATCCATTACTAAAGCTTATGATAGATCAACCACACATTTTAAAAAACAGTATCAAGAATATCGAGTTAAATACTTTGATTATTGTCGGACAATATGATGTAATTAAATTAAAACATACGCATAAACTTCATCATATGATTAAAAATTCTAAACTTATGATTCTAGATCATAAGGCACATGATGATTATATAATTGATAAAGATGATTTAAAAAATATAATTAAAGAATTTGTATAATAAAAAAAAGGCTATTAAACATGAAATTCATGTTTATATAGCCTTTTATCTTAAATAAGATTAACCAATAGTAAGTAAGTAAACTACTGTATTTGCTAATGTAATGATTGTAAAGAATACAGAACTAAAGATTACACCAGTCCAAATGTTACCAGTTTTTTGTGATATTCTTCTCATAAGAATACCAGCAACTGATAATGTAGGAATTAAACCTACTGTTAATATTGCGCTAAGTGAGAATGTTGGATAAGCTGCAACACCTGTATTATATAATACTGAATATTGATAAACTAAGAAGATAAGAACTGGTCCAGCAAGTATGACTGCAGCAAACACATCACCAAGCCAACCTTTTATATTCTTTGTATTTACGAAAACAGTGATGCCAGCAGCGAAATAGTAAATAAAGAATAAAGGTATGTATCTTAATGCAGCTACAAATTGTTGTGAGTTAAAGATTTGAATTGCATAAGTGTAGAATCTAAAGTCAGTTAAGAAAACCCATCCAACGATAGCTACAACAAATAATAATCCAAATGCTAAGACAAGAGCAGTAAGTATACTTGCTCCAACTTGTTTATAAGATGCTTTCAAACCATAAGGATTTTCTACAACTTCACCTTGATTAAACATTGGAGTTGTACCCATTACAACTAATAAGATTAATCCAGCACTACCTATAGCCCAATAAACGATTGTATTTACAGAAGGAGCACTCCAGAAATAAACATTAGTAAATAATTGAGTATTTGTTAATAAGAATCTGAAAGCAAGTGCAACAAAGATAACAACAACAGATGATAAAGTAGCTTTTTGAGCAACTTTGATCATATTATCTTTCTTAGCTTCTAAGCCAGTAGCGATAGTTGCTGCAACCCAAACTGCTAATATGACAACAACAGCACCAGCGATGATATAATACATTGCTGTAGCTAAGGTATCAAGCTCTGCAGATCGATCCATTAAAGGTTTAAGGAAATAGAAACTTAATAATAAACTGATTATTACAATTAAGCCTTTTAAATATTTCTTTTCTTTTGAAACTGGTAAAACATCATCTTGTGTAAGTTCTACACCATTAGCATAAACTTTATTAAATACTGGTAATGTAGTTACAAGCATAAATGCTGGAACGATCATTGCAAATAAAGCTACTAAGCCAACAAGTGTAAATGCTTCTTTTAACCACCAAGTTTGTGTTGTACTACCTGTTTGAATATCATATGATTCTAATGTTCCCAATCCATAAAGATCTAATTGATAGTCAAATGCTTTTTCAAAAAATCCAATAGTATATGCGCCAGATTCTAGAGACCATGTGTTTTGAGGATGTGTTTCATCTGGTGTATAAATAACTCTTTGTCCACCATCTTTGCTATAGAATGCACCAGCAGTTGCGCTGCCTTCTACAGTTCTTCCTAAAAAGTCTAGTCCTACTGGATCAGTTGTATAATCTTTATATCTAACTGAACCATCTTCACCAGGAGTAACATTATCAAAGAAGAATTGATCATAATGAGCTGCGATAACACCACTTGATCTAGTTGCGAATAAATCTGAAGCACCAGGAGCAACATATCTAAAGTCAGCACCTACTGCTAAAGATGCAGCGATTTTACGATAACCATTAGTTGCAAAATCCATTTCATCAAATAAAACAGCATATTCAGATGAGAAGCCACCCATTGAATGTCCACTAACACCAATCATACCATTTCCTAGACTGTCTTTTAGAACATAATCTTGTTCGTACATGTATTGAACTGCATCATATACACTTTTAACAAAGAAGTTAAATGCAGCAGGAGTTTCCCAAACTGAGTCTCCATGATCATACATATCAAAAGCTAAAACTACATATCCTCTTTTTGATAATTCGATTGCACCAATTTCTTGCATTTCAGAATTATTCAAATATCCATGAGTTAGGACAACAGCAGGAGCAGGATTATCTTCATCAACACCTCTTGGTGTATATAAATAACCAGCTAACTCACCATTTTCAGTTTCAAAACTAATCTTATCTACTTTTACTGAGAAGAATGAATTTTGAACCAATGATGCAAAGAAACTCGCAAGCAATACTACTAGTAACAATGAAACTAACCATTTTGTTGGTCTTGACAATTTTTTAAACATATAATCTCCCTTCACTTTCTATTTTTTTATATACAATCTATTGTATATATTATAAATGTAAATAACTGACAAAATAAAAAAAGAGCATGAACAAACCTATTTGTATGTTTGCTTAGCTCAGGGACTCTTAAAGCGTTTTCATTAACTTTTACTTGATTATATCACTGTTTTTTATATCTGTCAATAATTTAAAAAAGAAATCTAGATTAATATTAATATTAAAAAATACCTAATGCTCTTAATATAATAAATGTAATATAAGATGCATATAAAGTTAAAAGTATAAGGCCATCAATTTTAGATAATTTATTCTTTAATAAGCCTAATGCAACTGTTAATGATGTGATTCCAATTAAAATAATCATATCAACTAATACATCTTGATTTAATCCTAGAGGTACGACAACACCAGATAGCCCAACAATTAATAGTATATTAAATACATTCGAACCAATGACGTTTCCTAATGCGATATCAGCTTCGCCTTTTTTAGCTGCTATAGCTGATGTAACAAGTTCAGGTAAAGATGTGCCAAGTGCAACAATAGAGAGCCCTACAAGGGTTGTAGCCTTGCTTATGGACATGTCAAACGACTTGGTTAGTGTTTCAATTGCGATATATTCTGCACCTTCTGTAACTAAGAAGCCACCAAGTGCTACACCTATGATACCTATGATTAATAAGGTCATTGCTTTTTTTGTATCTACAAAAGGTAAATCTTCTTCAGATATATCTTTTTCAGAAGTAATCATTAAATACATATAAAAAGCAAAAGCTAGTAATAAGATAAGAGCTTCCCACCATACGATAGCAGCATCTGCTTGAAATAAATAACCCAAAGTGGCTAATAGTATTGTAATTCCAATTAAAAACGGAAATTCTTTTTTTCGCATAGATTTTTTAACGACAACTGGCATAATAAGAGCACTTGTACCTAAAATAAGTGTTAAGTTAGCAATATTAGATCCTATAATGTTTCCCATAGCAATATCAGCTGTTAATCCTTGAGATCGAGCTGATATTGAAGCTGTTAAGCTAACTGCTAATTCAGGAAGAGAAGTTCCAAAGGCAACTAAAGTTAGTCCGATGATTAATGGTGAAATTCTAAATTTTCTAGCAATTGAACTTGAAGACACAATAAAAAAATCTGCGCCTTTGATTAAAAAGACAAATCCAACTACTAAGTAAAGTATGTTTACAAAAATCATTTGAAATACCTCTTCATCCTCTATATATGCTTATAAATTATGTTTTTATCAAAAATAAAAACTTACAAGAATTAAATCTTGAAAGTCTGTTACAAGGATATAGTCAAACTAGATTAGATATAGATGTCAATTTGATCGACATAAATATAAACTATTGACTCCTCTTCACTTAAGTATTTTAGCATAATATCGGAGAACTAACAAGTAAAAATGAAAGATAGTTACTAATATGATGATCAAGTTATATTGACTTTTTGATGAAAAAATAGTATGATATTCTCATAACGATTTCACGGAGGAATCAATAAAAAAAATGGAAGATAGCAGTAGTAGGATCGACGATCCAGCATATCAGAGTTACAAAGACATTAAACGGTATCCTTTTTTTGGTGTCTTTTTTTGTTGTATAAAGGGAGATAAGTCATGATAATAGCTAGTATAACAATTATTCTTATTATTATTTTTACAGCAATATTAAGTGCAGCTGAGGTTGCATTGGTAGTTGTAAGCGATAGTAAAATCAATGAAGATGTGCTTAATAGAAATAAAAAAGCACTTAAAATACAAAAATTTACAAATGAATCAAAACGATATTTATTATCCATACAAGTCATAGTGACTTTATTGGCCATTATCAATGGAGCTGTAGCTTTAGACGCATTTTTTAATGATGTCATGACGCTATTTAACGATGTTGATTGGCTAAAACCAATTGCTATGATTTTAATCGCGTTTATATTATTGTTTATACATATCGTATTTGGTAGATTAATTCCAAGAAGATTAGCTATTAAATATACAGATGTTTTTGCTTATCAAACTATTGGGTTAATTACTATGATTCACGCGTTATTAAAACCGATCACATGGTTACTTAATAGAGCATCAATGCTTTTTGGTAGATTGTTTGGGTTGAAGCCTGATGAAGGTGAACGCAGAATGACTGAAGAAGAAATTAGATCGATTGTTGAAGTTAGTTCAAGATCAGGTAATATTGATGAAGATGAATCTGAAATGATTCAAAACATTTTTGATTTTAGTGATACATCAGTTGAAGAAATTATGACACATCGAACTGAAATATCTTCTATAAATATGAGATGGACAAGAAAACAAATTATAAACTATGTTCAAAATGAAAGATTTACACGTTTTCCAGTCTATGATAAAGATATCGATCACATTATAGGAACTATTCATGTTAAAGATTTATTAAAGTTTTTAGATAATGAAGAAGCAAAATTTTCATTGAAATCTCTACTTAGAGAACCATATTTTGTACCAGATAGTAAAAAAACAAGTGAATTATTCAAAGAGATGCAAGATCAAAAGAATCATATTGCTGTTGTTCTAGATGAATATGGTGGAACAGCTGGTATCGTTACAATTGAAGATCTAATTGAAGAAATTGTAGGTAATATCTTTGATGAATATGATGAAGATGAAGAAGAAATCAAAGCAATCAACCCATATGTATATGAAATAGATGGGTTAACGAACATTGATGATGTAGAAGATGAAATCATTGCTGGACTTCCAGTAGATGATTATGATACAATTGGCGGGTTTATTTTAGGACAACTTGGAAGATTTCCAGAGCCTAATGAAAAGATTGTTGTAAAATATAACCAATTTACATTTGAAGTATTAGAAACAAATGATAATGTCATTACAAAAGTAAAGGTTACAACACCTGGTCATTTAGAAGATCAAGAGGATGAAGAGGAATTATGACGTCTCAAGACTATATACAGATATCTATTTTAATAGGATTAATTATTTTATCAGCATTTTTTTCATCAACAGAAACAGCATTTTCATCTGTTAATAAAATAAAATTAAAAAACATGATTCAAAATGGACATAAAAGAGCAAAAAGAACTTTAAACTTAGCTGATCGTTTCGAAGATTTAATTATCACCATACTAATAGGAAATAATATTGCAAATATCTTATCAGCATCGATTGCCACAGTTTTTTTCATTAGACACTGGGGTGACATCGGAGTAACATTATCAACTGCTGTTATGACAACATTAGTTTTAGTATTTGGTGAAATTGCACCTAAGAGTTTAGCAAAGAAAGTTCCTGAAAAGTACGCACTTGCTACAACACCAATTTTGATAATGTTTCTATTTATTTTAAAACCCTTAGGCTTCATATTTGGAGCTATACAAAAAGGATTAAATAAAATATTTACTTTCAATGATGAACCTACAATTACTGAAGAAGAATTACTTACTTATGTAAGTGAAGCCCAGCAAGATGGTGGAATTAACGAAAATGAAGAAGAATTAATTAAAAGTGTTATTGATTTTGATGATTTAATCGTTGAGGAAATATTCACAC
The sequence above is drawn from the Mariniplasma anaerobium genome and encodes:
- a CDS encoding alpha/beta fold hydrolase; the encoded protein is MFKKLSRPTKWLVSLLLVVLLASFFASLVQNSFFSVKVDKISFETENGELAGYLYTPRGVDEDNPAPAVVLTHGYLNNSEMQEIGAIELSKRGYVVLAFDMYDHGDSVWETPAAFNFFVKSVYDAVQYMYEQDYVLKDSLGNGMIGVSGHSMGGFSSEYAVLFDEMDFATNGYRKIAASLAVGADFRYVAPGASDLFATRSSGVIAAHYDQFFFDNVTPGEDGSVRYKDYTTDPVGLDFLGRTVEGSATAGAFYSKDGGQRVIYTPDETHPQNTWSLESGAYTIGFFEKAFDYQLDLYGLGTLESYDIQTGSTTQTWWLKEAFTLVGLVALFAMIVPAFMLVTTLPVFNKVYANGVELTQDDVLPVSKEKKYLKGLIVIISLLLSFYFLKPLMDRSAELDTLATAMYYIIAGAVVVILAVWVAATIATGLEAKKDNMIKVAQKATLSSVVVIFVALAFRFLLTNTQLFTNVYFWSAPSVNTIVYWAIGSAGLILLVVMGTTPMFNQGEVVENPYGLKASYKQVGASILTALVLAFGLLFVVAIVGWVFLTDFRFYTYAIQIFNSQQFVAALRYIPLFFIYYFAAGITVFVNTKNIKGWLGDVFAAVILAGPVLIFLVYQYSVLYNTGVAAYPTFSLSAILTVGLIPTLSVAGILMRRISQKTGNIWTGVIFSSVFFTIITLANTVVYLLTIG
- a CDS encoding 50S ribosomal protein L25 produces the protein MKINLRTRSLREVRKDRMIPGVMYGKSIDSTNIEVEEKAFKDALSEYGKSMTFQVELDGQIHNVYIKHVKTTILRPHDIIHFEFHRIAADETVSASIPVIIHGKDELDKRRLYVQMGLSSIDCEYLSGSGISSFEFDVSEMEMDDSVHVKDLVVPEGVTIHEDLEQVVFSVKEAHEAPEEETEDAEEGIEYDTGEAEEVEEDKEA
- a CDS encoding calcium/sodium antiporter; the encoded protein is MIFVNILYLVVGFVFLIKGADFFIVSSSSIARKFRISPLIIGLTLVAFGTSLPELAVSLTASISARSQGLTADIAMGNIIGSNIANLTLILGTSALIMPVVVKKSMRKKEFPFLIGITILLATLGYLFQADAAIVWWEALILLLAFAFYMYLMITSEKDISEEDLPFVDTKKAMTLLIIGIIGVALGGFLVTEGAEYIAIETLTKSFDMSISKATTLVGLSIVALGTSLPELVTSAIAAKKGEADIALGNVIGSNVFNILLIVGLSGVVVPLGLNQDVLVDMIILIGITSLTVALGLLKNKLSKIDGLILLTLYASYITFIILRALGIF
- a CDS encoding alpha/beta fold hydrolase, coding for MKIKLTHITMNYEIYGKGKPLILVHGNQEDHHIFDCLIDALKDSYHIYALDNRNHGDSSKNDDYSYDAMTDDLYEFILKLDIQHPSILGFSDGGIIALKLAIKVQNLLNKLILCGVNYDVKGITKKAYKDILNEYNKTKNPLLKLMIDQPHILKNSIKNIELNTLIIVGQYDVIKLKHTHKLHHMIKNSKLMILDHKAHDDYIIDKDDLKNIIKEFV
- a CDS encoding hemolysin family protein, encoding MLDNIWSLFVIIFLLILINGFFAASEMALVSMKKQDMKNLAHKGNKKAILVLKVTEDSTKYLSTIQVAITLAGFMSSALAGARLSSTFVEIFSNVGIVISTSVAVIIITLILSFLTLVLGELVPKKLALANPNKFALISIRTVYFVMIVTKPFVWLLSISTKAVLSLLRFNTTKAKESITEDEIRRLINLGQIQGLYKNQEREMLENIFRFDDLSADMIKTPRTKTYGVDINLELKDILLKIIESKYSRVIIFDKDLEHILGIVHIKDILIFASQNNIKDLDIKSLLTKPNYVPKDIKISQLFKDMQVNNLQFVLLVDEYGGFEGIVTLEDIIEEIVGNIYDEHDTYNEHINKIDEDTYIIDGEMSIKDINEYLDIYLEENNERYYSLSGLYIYLLGHIPKPQETKELTYKNIKLDIDSFNQENIAKISLKIIK
- a CDS encoding hemolysin family protein, which codes for MIIASITIILIIIFTAILSAAEVALVVVSDSKINEDVLNRNKKALKIQKFTNESKRYLLSIQVIVTLLAIINGAVALDAFFNDVMTLFNDVDWLKPIAMILIAFILLFIHIVFGRLIPRRLAIKYTDVFAYQTIGLITMIHALLKPITWLLNRASMLFGRLFGLKPDEGERRMTEEEIRSIVEVSSRSGNIDEDESEMIQNIFDFSDTSVEEIMTHRTEISSINMRWTRKQIINYVQNERFTRFPVYDKDIDHIIGTIHVKDLLKFLDNEEAKFSLKSLLREPYFVPDSKKTSELFKEMQDQKNHIAVVLDEYGGTAGIVTIEDLIEEIVGNIFDEYDEDEEEIKAINPYVYEIDGLTNIDDVEDEIIAGLPVDDYDTIGGFILGQLGRFPEPNEKIVVKYNQFTFEVLETNDNVITKVKVTTPGHLEDQEDEEEL